Proteins encoded together in one Balearica regulorum gibbericeps isolate bBalReg1 chromosome 3, bBalReg1.pri, whole genome shotgun sequence window:
- the LHCGR gene encoding lutropin-choriogonadotropic hormone receptor, with protein MPLSRCGLILNTKNLLHIEDGAFRNLPRLKYLSICNTGIRQFPDLTQIFSLEAHFILELCDNLRMTTIPQNAFQGMSNESLTLKLYKNGFEDIHSHAFNGTKLNQLILKDNKNLRHIHNDALRGATGPDVLDVSSTALESLPSYGLEAIQVLNATSSYSLKRLPPLDKFSSLLEAVLTYPSHCCAFRNLRTEKQNSWLSIFDNFSKECESTMRKPTNEILYRDGPYNTSLWSAEKSTYLFTTDEETSPYSYSAIFDDSEMTGLDFEYDFCQPKILRCTPEPDAFNPCEDILGYSFLRVLIWFINILAIAGNFTVLLVLITSHYKLTVPRFLMCNLSFADFCMGLYLLLIASVDAQTSGQYYNHAIDWQTGSGCSTAGFFTVFASELSVYTLTVITIERWHTITYAMQLDRKLRLRHAVPIMLGGWIFSILIAVLPLLGVSSYMKVSICLPMDIETGLSQAYILLILVLNVVAFVVICACYIKIYIAVQNPELVAANKDTKVAKRMAILIFTDFTCMAPISFFAISAAFKVPLITVTNSKILLVLFYPVNSCANPFLYAIFTKAFRRDFFLLMSKLGCCKSRAELYRMNYFSAYTSNLKNGSSATAPSKASQALLLLSALEKPYPAVRDKMSYNEN; from the exons ATGCCTTTGAGCCGCTGCGG ATTAATCCTGAACACAAAAAATCTGTTGCACATCGAGGACGGAGCATTCAGAAACCTTCCAAGGCTGAAATACTT GAGCATTTGTAACACTGGAATAAGACAATTTCCAGACCTAACACAGATCTTCTCATTAGaagctcattttatttt GGAGCTCTGTGATAACTTGCGTATGACAACTATACCACAAAATGCTTTCCAGGGGATGAGCAATGAATCGCTGACACT caaattatataaaaatggaTTTGAGGATATCCACAGCCATGCCTTCAATGGGACAAAGCTGAACCAATT AATCCTGAAGGACAATAAGAACCTCAGGCACATACACAACGATGCCCTGAGAGGAGCCACAGGGCCAGATGTCCT GGATGTTTCTTCAACGGCACTGGAGTCCCTGCCTAGTTACGGGCTCGAGGCCATTCAAGTCTTAAATGCAACGTCATCTTACTCATTAAAGAGACTGCCACCGCTGGATAAATTCAGCAGTCTTCTGGAAGCTGTTCTAACATATCCCAGCCACTGCTGTGCTTTTCGAAATCTAAGGACAGAAAA ACAAAATTCCTGGCTTTCCATTTTTGACAACTTCTCCAAAGAGTGTGAAAGCACCATGAGGAAACCAACTAATGAAATACT ttacAGAGATGGCCCTTACAACACATCACTGTGGTCAGCAGAAAAGAGCACGTACCTGTTCACAACAGATGAAGAAACCTCTCCTTACAGCTACTCAGCCATTTTCGACGACAGCGAAATGACCGGCTTGGACTTTGAGTATGACTTTTGTCAGCCAAAGATACTCAGGTGCACTCCAGAACCAGATGCATTTAATCCCTGTGAAGACATCCTGGGATACAGCTTTCTCAGAGTCCTGATCTGGTTTATAAACATCCTTGCCATTGCTGGCAATTTCACTGTACTCCTCGTTCTCATAACTAGCCATTACAAGCTCACTGTTCCTCGCTTCCTCATGTGCAACCTCTCCTTCGCTGATTTTTGCATGGGACTTTATCTGCTGCTCATTGCTTCCGTTGACGCCCAGACAAGCGGTCAGTACTACAACCACGCGATAGACTGGCAAACAGGCAGCGGCTGTAGCACCGCCGgctttttcactgtgtttgCGAGCGAGCTTTCTGTGTACACACTAACGGTGATCACTATAGAAAGGTGGCATACGATCACCTACGCCATGCAGCTGGATCGAAAGCTACGACTGAGGCACGCGGTGCCGATCATGCTCGGTGGCTGGATATTCTCCATTTTAATAGCAGTGCTGCCTCTCTTAGGGGTCAGCAGTTACATGAAGGTCAGTATTTGTTTACCCATGGATATTGAAACGGGTCTTTCCCAAGCCTACATACTGCTGATCTTAGTGCTAAATGTTGTCGCCTTCGTTGTCATTTGTGCTTGCTACATTAAGATTTACATAGCTGTTCAGAATCCAGAGCTGGTAGCTGCCAATAAAGATACCAAGGTCGCCAAGAGAATGGCGATACTAATCTTCACGGATTTTACCTGTATGGCCCCCATCTCCTTTTTTGCCATATCCGCTGCCTTTAAAGTACCTCTCATCACAGTGACAAACTCCAAGatcttgctggttttattttaccCAGTCAACTCCTGTGCAAACCCATTTCTCTACGCCATTTTCACCAAAGCATTTCGAAGggatttctttctgctgatgAGCAAGCTTGGTTGCTGTAAGAGCCGAGCAGAGCTTTACAGGATGAACTATTTCTCTGCTTATACCTCCAACTTGAAGAACGGCAGCTCAGCCACAGCCCCCAGCAAAGCCTCACAAGCACTGCTGCTCTTGTCAGCGTTAGAGAAGCCGTATCCTGCAGTACGAGACAAGATGTCttacaatgaaaattaa